A single window of Anaerocolumna chitinilytica DNA harbors:
- the lon gene encoding endopeptidase La: MSENNKSRGVVFPVSNTVLLPGVTTKFFIKTPEDVQLQFLRNENSTNIALPLKQNFEQKGLRTEDFYRMGVVFTVKDTLKTENGMMLTVHITERVEVKELNIDSGLILAGYETFSDKMDLDHKSQEEMLDYLKKVIREISVKFQGGEQYIRIVEDFKNLNGLMVYLSQYIPITNEERYELLEIESLKERSLRFMDHLLKQKEAIELQLQISEKFSEKANKYYRESVLREQLKAIQEELNEGNEDENKKEKDYLTKIKEAQMPSDIEKTALEELDKLNAQGPNSAEYNVIRNYLELLVQLPWKKAEQSSIDLDKARQILDEQHYGLNKVKDRIIQHLAVMKLKNDKKGSILLLVGPPGTGKTSLGKSIAEALDRQYIRLSLGGIRDEAEIRGHRRTYIGAMPGRIIQSIRKAGANNPVMILDEVDKLTAGGYSGDPASALLEVLDPEQNNSFTDHYLDLPYDLSDVFFIATANSLESIPGPLLDRMEVIQVSSYTVVEKFHIGKNYLIPAVLEEHGLTKEQLVVEDEILYKIINDYTLEAGVRGLKKQLAALARVASERIVSNKAELPYKIQLEELEELLGRQVSRHDKAQQDNPPGVVTGLAWTPVGGEILFIEATDMPGGGEVMLTGKLGDVMKESARISLSLLKSRLPLNTVNFKERDLHIHVPSGAVPKDGPSAGIALFTALASLITGLKVDSKIAMTGEITLRGAVLPIGGLKEKLLGAQRAGINKVLIPRDNLIDLKEVPEEVKNQLTVIPVETIEDVLKETLGISLPRIEHMFLQKGTKGLFQEV; encoded by the coding sequence ATGTCAGAGAATAATAAAAGTAGGGGAGTTGTTTTCCCTGTATCCAATACAGTTTTATTGCCGGGGGTAACAACTAAGTTTTTTATTAAAACACCGGAAGATGTGCAGCTGCAATTTCTAAGAAACGAGAATAGCACCAATATTGCATTGCCATTGAAACAGAATTTCGAGCAGAAAGGTCTGAGAACAGAAGATTTCTATCGAATGGGAGTAGTATTTACGGTTAAGGATACTTTAAAAACAGAGAATGGTATGATGCTTACAGTTCATATTACAGAACGAGTAGAAGTAAAGGAGCTGAATATCGATAGTGGTCTGATATTAGCCGGATATGAGACATTCTCGGATAAAATGGATTTAGATCATAAGAGTCAGGAAGAGATGCTTGACTATCTTAAGAAAGTAATTCGTGAAATCAGTGTAAAATTCCAAGGTGGCGAACAATATATCCGGATTGTAGAAGATTTTAAGAATTTAAATGGTCTAATGGTCTATTTAAGCCAGTATATACCTATTACCAATGAAGAGAGGTATGAACTGCTTGAAATTGAGTCCTTAAAGGAGAGAAGTCTTCGTTTTATGGATCATCTCTTAAAACAAAAGGAAGCCATAGAGCTTCAGTTACAGATTTCAGAGAAATTCTCTGAAAAAGCCAACAAGTATTACAGAGAATCCGTACTCAGAGAACAACTGAAAGCCATTCAGGAAGAATTAAATGAAGGCAATGAGGATGAAAATAAAAAAGAGAAGGATTATCTGACCAAAATTAAAGAAGCGCAGATGCCCTCAGATATTGAAAAGACCGCCCTTGAAGAATTGGATAAACTAAATGCCCAGGGTCCTAACAGTGCTGAATATAATGTAATCCGCAATTATCTGGAGTTGCTGGTTCAGCTTCCCTGGAAAAAGGCAGAGCAAAGCTCAATTGATTTGGACAAAGCCAGACAGATTCTGGATGAACAGCACTATGGACTGAATAAGGTCAAAGACCGGATTATACAACATCTGGCCGTTATGAAGCTGAAAAATGACAAAAAAGGATCCATACTTTTGTTGGTGGGACCTCCCGGAACAGGTAAAACCAGTCTAGGAAAGAGTATTGCAGAAGCATTGGACAGACAGTATATCCGTTTGAGCTTAGGTGGTATCAGGGACGAAGCTGAAATCCGTGGACACCGCAGAACGTATATCGGAGCTATGCCAGGCAGGATTATTCAAAGTATCCGAAAGGCAGGAGCAAATAATCCGGTTATGATACTTGATGAGGTAGACAAGCTGACAGCCGGCGGTTACAGTGGTGATCCTGCCAGCGCTTTATTGGAAGTCCTTGATCCGGAGCAAAACAACAGTTTTACCGATCATTATCTGGATCTTCCTTATGATCTGTCAGATGTCTTCTTTATTGCAACAGCTAATTCTTTGGAGAGCATACCGGGACCGTTATTGGACAGAATGGAAGTGATTCAGGTTTCCAGCTATACAGTGGTTGAAAAATTCCATATCGGTAAAAATTATTTGATACCGGCAGTCTTAGAAGAGCATGGTTTGACAAAGGAACAGCTGGTGGTAGAAGATGAAATCCTTTATAAAATTATTAATGACTATACCCTGGAAGCCGGAGTCAGGGGACTGAAGAAACAATTAGCAGCTCTTGCCAGAGTCGCCTCTGAAAGAATAGTTTCAAACAAAGCAGAACTTCCGTATAAGATTCAGCTGGAAGAGCTGGAGGAACTTCTTGGCAGACAAGTTTCCAGACATGATAAAGCTCAGCAGGATAATCCGCCCGGAGTTGTTACCGGACTTGCCTGGACACCGGTAGGCGGTGAAATCTTATTTATTGAGGCTACCGATATGCCGGGCGGCGGTGAGGTTATGCTGACTGGTAAACTGGGAGATGTCATGAAGGAATCAGCAAGAATCTCCTTAAGCCTGTTAAAGTCCAGACTTCCTTTAAACACTGTTAATTTTAAAGAAAGAGATCTCCATATTCATGTGCCTTCCGGAGCAGTTCCCAAAGACGGCCCATCAGCCGGAATTGCATTATTTACTGCTCTTGCTTCCTTAATTACAGGACTTAAAGTGGATTCCAAAATCGCCATGACAGGTGAGATTACCTTAAGAGGAGCCGTACTGCCCATTGGAGGTTTGAAGGAAAAATTATTAGGTGCTCAGAGGGCAGGTATTAACAAAGTGCTTATACCAAGAGATAATTTGATTGATTTAAAGGAGGTACCGGAAGAAGTAAAGAATCAGCTTACGGTAATACCTGTTGAAACAATTGAAGATGTATTGAAAGAAACCCTGGGAATTTCCTTGCCAAGAATCGAGCATATGTTTCTTCAAAAGGGAACCAAAGGTTTATTTCAAGAAGTATAA
- a CDS encoding TetR/AcrR family transcriptional regulator, with translation MAATKHAQAIKNDTKDYITTALLQMLAKEKLQTLTVSQVCKRAGVSRMAFYRNFDGLEQILYQYYQPKIAAVFDIIHQNSQDSVKYNSQMEFFTMFGDSLIISADHGFEPIIQQIFIEEIKKFYAPDSEGYWTTFMSAGVYAIWRKWLLEGQQKPLNEIMDFLKQFDLRTEESNL, from the coding sequence ATGGCAGCAACGAAACATGCACAAGCTATCAAAAATGATACAAAGGATTATATCACAACTGCACTTCTACAAATGCTTGCAAAAGAGAAGTTGCAGACACTGACAGTTTCTCAGGTTTGTAAACGGGCAGGTGTAAGCCGTATGGCTTTTTACCGCAATTTTGATGGGCTTGAACAGATTTTGTATCAGTATTATCAGCCAAAGATTGCGGCTGTCTTTGATATCATACATCAGAATTCACAAGACTCTGTCAAATATAACAGCCAGATGGAATTTTTCACTATGTTTGGTGATTCACTAATTATCTCTGCGGATCATGGGTTTGAACCAATTATTCAACAAATTTTTATCGAAGAAATAAAAAAATTCTATGCCCCTGACAGCGAAGGTTATTGGACTACTTTCATGTCTGCCGGTGTTTATGCAATTTGGCGGAAATGGTTACTTGAGGGACAGCAAAAACCACTCAATGAAATAATGGATTTTCTAAAGCAATTTGATTTAAGAACTGAAGAAAGTAACTTATAA
- a CDS encoding SDR family oxidoreductase — MEKELVLVTGGSGFIAVHIILKLLNQGYRVRATLRTMSRQDEVKAMLTQGGITDFSKLEFIQTDLTSDRNWIEAVDRAEYVIHVASPTPATRPKDGDEMVKMAVEGTLRVMKAAKAAGVKRVVLTSASGAVIAGNKAHSGLFTEEDWTNLTGNIDAYQRSKTMAERAAWEFAKKENIELSAVNPVAVMGPILGKDYSHSNQIIKAMLTGKMPYLLKIGFDCVDVRDVADLHLLAMTRTEALGERFLATSGENLTYKQEAEILQKSLGSAAKKVSTKEMPDFFIKVLALFKKDLRMPATFLGQNTACSNAKAKKLLGWQPRSAEEAIIATAKSMIDLGLTEE; from the coding sequence ATGGAAAAAGAATTAGTCTTAGTAACAGGCGGCAGCGGATTCATCGCCGTACACATAATCTTAAAGCTTTTGAATCAAGGATACCGTGTTCGAGCAACCCTTCGAACAATGTCACGTCAGGATGAGGTCAAAGCGATGCTCACTCAGGGAGGTATCACTGATTTTAGTAAACTGGAGTTCATCCAAACAGATTTGACCAGTGACAGGAATTGGATAGAAGCTGTGGACAGAGCAGAATACGTCATTCATGTAGCATCGCCGACACCGGCAACGCGTCCGAAGGATGGCGACGAAATGGTTAAAATGGCAGTGGAAGGTACCTTACGTGTGATGAAGGCAGCGAAAGCAGCAGGTGTTAAACGTGTGGTCCTGACTTCTGCTTCCGGTGCGGTAATAGCAGGGAATAAAGCACACTCTGGACTTTTTACGGAAGAGGATTGGACGAATCTCACAGGTAATATTGATGCATACCAACGCTCGAAAACAATGGCAGAACGTGCAGCCTGGGAGTTTGCAAAGAAAGAGAATATAGAACTTTCCGCTGTCAATCCGGTAGCGGTCATGGGTCCGATACTTGGCAAGGACTATTCTCACTCCAATCAAATTATTAAAGCAATGTTGACGGGTAAAATGCCATATCTCCTAAAAATCGGCTTTGACTGCGTAGATGTCAGAGACGTAGCAGACTTACATCTGCTTGCAATGACCCGTACGGAAGCCCTGGGAGAGCGTTTCCTGGCAACCTCCGGAGAGAATCTGACATATAAGCAGGAAGCAGAAATTCTGCAGAAGAGCTTAGGCAGCGCAGCAAAAAAAGTCTCCACAAAAGAAATGCCGGATTTCTTTATAAAAGTTCTGGCATTATTTAAGAAAGACTTACGTATGCCGGCTACATTTTTAGGCCAGAATACAGCCTGTAGCAACGCAAAGGCCAAAAAGCTGCTTGGCTGGCAGCCAAGATCAGCAGAAGAAGCCATTATAGCGACTGCGAAAAGCATGATTGACCTTGGTTTGACAGAGGAATAG